The DNA segment AAATTGGACGTTTGTTCGCAAGAAACTTTAAACGAGGTCGGCCGCGCTATGCACACGATCGAATTTAAAGCGATCGTGAACGGCATCATTTCGTTTAAAAAACATTTTCATGGCAAATTAGCCCTGCAGGTGATGTTCGTTCATCAAAATAAGGCAAGTGCGAGTGAGATCGCGAAGATCGTAAGGAAAATTAAACCCCACGAAGTGCATCTTAATACGCCTCTTCGTCCTTCGTCTGTTAAGCCTTTGTCGCGGGAAGAACTTGGCGCGATCGAAGATTGTTTTTTTAAAGGTTTGCCGGTCACAAATGTTTTTGAAGTAGGAAAAAAAGAAGTGGAACCCTTTGACAAGAAGGAAACTGTCCGTCGGCACGGATATTTCAAGTAAGAAAGGTAAAATTTCTGTTTACAAGGGAACACTAGATGTTGTATGATGCAGTCAGAAATACACAATATATAGCGATAAAAAGATTTTAATCAAGGAGGCGAAGGCGATGGGGCTAAGGATTTCAGAGAACGCGAAAAAAGTTTTGGAAAAAAGATATTTAAAAAAAGATGAAAACGGAAAGGTGATCGAAACGCCCGAAGAAATGTTTCACCGTGTCGCGCGCGCCATTGCCGGTGTTGACAAGCAATACGGCAGTAGTGATAAGCAGATTTCGCAAACCGAAGAAGCTTTCTATCAAATGATGGCTAATTTGGAGTTCATGCCAAATTCTCCTACTCTTATGAATGCCGGCCGCCCTTTAGGGCAATTAAGCGCTTGTTTTGTCCTCCCCATTGCTGATTCCATGGAATCCATTTTTGAAACATTAAAAGCAACAGCCATTATTCATAAATCCGGCGGCGGAACGGGATTTTCATTTTCGCGTTTGCGCGAAAAAAATAGTTTAGTACAAGCCACCGGCGGCATTGCTTCCGGCCCGATCTCTTTTATGAAAGTTTTTGACGGCGCCACCCAAGCCGTTAAACAAGGCGGAACCCGGCGCGGGGCCAATATGGGAATTTTGCGCGTTGATCATCCGGATATTTTAGAATTCATCACCTGTAAACAGCAAGACCAGGAAATTGCCAATTTCAATATCTCTGTTGCCATTACCGATAAGTTTTGGGAAGCTCTTCAAAAGGGCGAAGACTACGAACTTATTTCTCCGAATACACAGCAAGCTGTCCGGAAAATCAATAGCCAAAAAGTTTTTGATCTGATCGTTGAAAACGCTCATCGTAACGGTGAACCGGGGCTTATTTTCATTGATAAGCTCAATCAATATAATCCCACGCCGCAGCTAGGGCTTTTTGAAGCGACTAATCCTTGCGGCGAACAGCCCCTTTTGCCTTATGAAAGCTGTAATTTAGGCTCCATCAATCTTTTAGAAATGACAAAAAAAGATGATACCGGAAGCCTTAGCGTTGATTGGGATCGATTGCAGGCGGTGGTGCGTAAAGCTGTTCACTTCTTAGACAATGTTATTGACGGCAATAAGCATCCTATTAAAGAGATCGAGCAAAATACGAAATTGACCCGTAAGATAGGCTTAGGTGTTATGGGCTGGGCTTCGCTTTTGGCGCGTTTAGGCATTGCTTATAATTCTGAACAAGCGCTGGAATTAGCCGACCGTATGATGTCTTTTATTTTGACGGAAGCGAAGATGAAATCCCTGGAAATTGCCAAGACCAAAGGGGTTTTTCCGGCATTCGATAGAAGCATTTACGCCAAAGGCGGGGATAAAATGCGTTTTCGTAATGCGACGCTCACCACCATTGCGCCGACAGGAACGATCAGTATTATCGGCGGGCCTTGTTCTTCGGGGATCGAACCTATTTTTGCCATTTGTTATTATCGTAATGTTATGGATAAAACAAAGCTGGTGGAAACTGATCCGGTTTTTGAGCAGATCGCTAAAGAAAGAGGATTTTACAGCTCGGAATTAATGCAAAAAATCGCCGAGCAAGGCTCTATCGAGCATATTGAAGAAATTCCGGAAGATGTAAAAAAAGCTTTTGTTACTGCGCATGATATTGCCCCCGAATGGCACATCCGTATGCAGGCGGCTTTTCAGAAGTTTACCGATAATGCGGTTTCAAAAACCATCAATTTCCCACATACGGCAACTCCCGAAGATGTTCGTAAAGCTTATCTTTTATCCTATGAATTGAATTGTAAGGGAATTACCGTTTATCGTGATGGAAGCCGTCAGGAACAAGTATTGAATGTCAGTAAAAAAGAAGCAGACGGTGCGCAAAAATCTGAAACAAAAGTAGAGTCGGCTGTTGATCCCAATGCCGGAAGAATTGAGCCGCGCCGAAGGCCGGAAGTGATCACCGGAACGACTTCTAAAGTTTTAACCGGATGCGGGAATCTTTACGTCACCATTAATTATGACGGTGATAATAAACCGTTTGAACTTTTTACCCAAATGGGAAAAGCAGGAGGCTGTGCATCAAGCCAGCTGGAGGCGATCGCGCGCTTAGCTTCTTTGGCGCTTCGTTCCGGAATTGATTTTAAAGCGGTCATTGATCAATTGCGCGGTATTAGATGCCCCGTTCCGTCTTGGGATAAGGGGGCGAGGATATTTTCCTGCGCCGATGCCATTTCTCGGGTTTTAGAAAAAAGACTATCGGAAAAAGCGCCCGCTTTTCAACCGCAAGAAGTTTTAACAGCGGCTCAGACAGCAACTCAGGTAGCGACATTAGCGACAAGTCAATTAAAGCCATCGGAAACGATGAACAGCCGCCTTAACATGGTTGGGGTTTGCCCCGACTGTGGTAGTCCTTTACATCATGAAGAAGGATGTTTAAAGTGTTATGGCTGTGGTTTCTCGAGATGCTAAAAAAATGTCAAAGTAGCTTTCTTGAAAATGGGAGTATGGTTTTAGGCGCCAAGAGACAACAGCGTTGTCTCTTGGCGCCTATTTTTATTTCCTTTCTTTTATTATCGGCAAGTGCTTTTGCCCAAGAGGACGCTTCAAAGATACTTAAACTTAGTCTTAGCGAAACTGCCAACAAAGTCGTCCAGCATCTTCCGCAGCTAAAAATCCAAGAATACGCTGTTTTAGCGGCTCAGGCTTCTAAAAAAGAAGCATATTCTTCTTATCTGCCTTCTGTTGGTTTGGGATTTTCTGCCACGCGTGGCAATGATCCTGTTTATGTTTTTAGCTCGCTATTAAAGCAGCGGTCTTTTAGCCAGGAAAATTTTGCCGTTCCTTCTCTTAATAAACCGGACCCTTTCTCTAATTATCAGTCAGCTCTTGAACTTTCTTTGCCGATCTTCTCGGCGTTTCAAACCGAAGGCCGTGTTCGCAGCGCGGATTTTGCTGTTAAAGCGTCTCAATCTTTAAGAGAAAACAGCGAACAAGAAGCGATGCTGACCGCCATCATTGCGTATACACGCGTTTTATCTTTGGAAAAAATGATTGCGGTGGCGCAAGATATCGTTACGATCAGCGAACAAGCTGTTAAAGAAGCGGAAAATCTGCAAAGCAAAGGCATGGTTTTAGGTTGCGACTATTTAACAGCCCGGGCTACGATCGCGCAAATGAAACGGTTTTTAGAGACGACTAAATTTAAACTTGCGGCAGCATATAGTTCTTTGAGCATTCTCATGGGATTGTCGCAAGAAGAGAAGATCGCTTTAATTCATACTATCCCTCCCGAGCAATTTCCTGAGATTGATATTGTCGAATTTCAAAAAGACTTATTAACTTTACGCAAAGACGCTCAGGCGGCAAAATATAACGTTGATTTAAGCCAATCTGAGCTTGCGCGCGAGAAAAATAACAGGCTTCCTAATATTTCTGCTTTTGCGCGCGCAGAAAGCAATACCAATCAATGGGATGACAGCGCGGAAAATTATACGGCGGGATTACAATTAAGAATGAATATCTTTGAACCGTCTTTATCGCCGCGCATCGATCGTCTCCAAGCGGAAGTAAAACGTTCAAAATCATTTTATTTGCAGGTGGAGGAATCTTTAAAGGATTCCTTACAGCAAACCCTATCCGAATATCAATCTCAAAACGAGATCTTAAAACTCACCAAACAATCATTAATGGATGCCCGCCAAGCAGGGATGTCTATTGGCGATTTGTACCGCGTCGGAAAACGAAGTATCGCTGATTTCCTAAAGGCCCAGACCTATCAATTAGAATTAGAAAATACCTATTGGGATATCCGTTTTGGAGCCTATATTAATTTTGCGAAGCTATTTTTTCTTTCCGGAAAACTGAATAGTGAAAATATGCAAATCCTAGAAACAATGTTAGCGCAAGATAATGTTTCGCTTGTGGAACAAACGCCATGAAACTCGCCGGATCTATCGCAAAAACATTCATTGATTCTAAGCTGACACTGCTTTTGATCATCAGCATTCTTCTTTTGGGCGCGTTTGCCATTATGCAGCTTCCGCGTGAAGAAGAGCCGCAAATATCCGTTCCTTTTATGGATATCTTCATTTCGTTTCCCGGAGCTTCGGCTAAAGAAGTGGAAACGCTTGTTATTGAGCCTTTCGAAAGAAAGCTTTGGGAAATTCCCCAGGTAGAATACCTTTATTCTACCGCTCAACCTAATTTTGCTTTGCTTGTCGTGCGCTTTGAAGTCGGCGCGGATGAAGAGCAAAGCTTAGTAAAGCTTTATACAAAGGTGTTTGCGAATTTAGATTTGCTTCCCTCCGGCGCCGGACAACCCATTATTAAACCACGAACGATTTACGATGTCCCCGTTTTGGCGCTGACGTTTTCATCGAAGGATCAGGATATTAAAACGCTGCGTAAAACGGCGGCCTTAGTCCGCCAAGAGATTAGCTCGATACAAAATGTTTCGGAAACAACTTTGATCGGGGGCCATCAGAGAACTTTTCATGTTCTTTTTGATGAACAGAAGCTAGAAGATCATTCTTTAACACCGCTAACGCTTGCCCATATTGTGCGGCAGGCCAATCAAAAGTTACCCGCCGGAACAACAACACAAAGCGAAATGCTCACCGCGGTTGAGTCCAGCGGATTTTTAGAAACAGCCGAAGATCTAAAGAAAATCGTTGTCGGTATTTGGGCGGGGAACCCTTTGTATCTTTCGGATGTTGCGCAAGTTTTAGACGGAGTGGATGACCGGGAATCTGACGTATCTATCAGTTTTTCAAAAAACGGTTTGGCCGAAACATCGCCGGCAGTTACCTTAAGTATTTCTAAGCGAAAGGCAACCAATGCTATCACGGTTGTGGACCAGGTTTTAAAGAAGATAAAAGCGCTTCAAAAAACAATTATTCCTCAAGACATCGAAATTACCGTAACGCGTAATTACGGAAAAACAGCAGAAGAAAAATCAAATGAATTGTTGTGGCATATGTTCTTGGCGACCGTTTCTGTCACTCTTCTTATTTCTTTTGCGCTGGGGCGAAAAGAAGCGGTGGTTGTTTTTATCGCTATCCCCGTAACGCTGGCGCTGACACTTTTGATCTATTATCTTTTTGGGTATACCCTAAATCGCATTACACTTTTTGCTTTGATCTTTTCGATCGGTATTCTCGTCGATGATGCCATCGTGGTGGTGGAAAATATTCATCGCCATTATGTTTTATCGGGGCATAAAAATCTTATGCAAAGCGCCATTGAAGCGGTGGATGAGGTTGGAAATCCGACCATCTTGGCGACATTTGCCGTGATCGCGGCGATCTTGCCGATGGCCTTTGTTAGGGGATTGATGGGGCCGTATATGCGCCCTATTCCGGTGGGCGCTTCGATGGCGATGTTATTTTCTTTGGGTGTTGCGTTCATTGTTTCGCCGTGGATCTTTTATCATCTGCTCAAGAAATATCCCGCGGCACATAAAGGAGCTGAAGAAAAAGTATCAAAGCTCGATCTTTTGTATCGTAAAAGCATGACAGTTCTATTAGAGAATGCGAAAGTAAGATCTCTATTCTTTGCGATGATCGCTTTTCTCATCCTTGGCAGTATGTCGCTTGTTTATTTTAAGGCGGTCGTTGTTAAAATGCTGCCGTTTGACAATAAAAATGAAATTCAGATTATTTTGAATATGCCCGAAGGAACGGCTTTTGAAAAGACAAGGCAAGTGATCTATAAAATGAAAGATGCTTTGATAGGAATTGAGGAAGTTGTTGATATACAAACATATTCCGGAACTGCCGCGCCGTTTAATTTTAACGGGCTTGTCCGTCATTATTATTTACGCAATATGCCGTGGCAAGCGGATCTGCAGATCAACTTAAAAGATAAACATGATCGCAAACGCCAAAGTCACGCGATCGCCAAAGAGATCCGTCCTGTTGTCGAAAGAATTGCCAGGGAACACGGCGCTAGAGTCCAAGTGGCGGAAGTGCCTCCGGGCCCGCCGGTTTTAGCAACTCTTGTGGCGGAAGTTTACGCGCCCAATTTAGAGAAGCAAACCGAGCTTGCCGGCAAGGTATTTGACGTTTTTAAAAATTCCGACGGTGTTGCGGATGTCGATACGTATGTCCAACATGAATATGAGAAAAAATTCCTTAAGATCAATAATGAGAAAGCGACTTTAAACGGAATTTCTTCGCGGGACATCACTCAAACACTTCTCTTAGCGTTGGAAGGACAGAATATTGACATTGCCCATGCGAAAGATGAGCCGGAAACCGTTGCCATTCGTCTCAGGCTTCCTCCTGAAAAAAGAAGTGACCTTGCCAGCCTTAAGAATATTGTTTTATTAAACCGTCTTGATCATCCCGTGACGATCAATGAATTAGTTCAAGAGGAAGATATCAAACAAGAACGTGCCATTTATCATAAGAATTTAAAACCTGTTACTTACGTGACCGGGGATTTGACGGGCAGGCTGGAAAGCCCGGTGTATGCGATGCTGGCGATGGAAAAACGCTTAAAAGAAATTTCACAAGACACGGAGAATTTACAAATTTATTGGAATCATCAGCCGGAACTGCTGGATAAACCGGCGATCAAATGGGACGGGGAATGGCAAATTACTTTTGAAGTGTTCCGGGATTTAGGCATTGCCTTTGCCATGGTTTTGATCTTGATCTATGTTTTGGTGGTGGGATGGTTCCGGTCATTTACGGTCCCTCTAGTTATTATGGCGCCGATTCCTCTAACACTCGTCGGAATTTTGCCTGGGCATCTTTTATTCGGCGCTTTCTTTACGGCGACATCCATGATCGGGTTTATTGCCGGGGCGGGGATCGTTGTGCGTAATTCCATTATCCTCGTTGATTTTACGGAATTACGGTTAAAGCAAGGAATGCCGCTCAAAGAAGCCGTGATCGATGCCGGCGCGACACGTTTTCGTCCAATGCTTTTAACCGCCGCCGCTGTTATGGTCGGGTCGGCTGTCATCCTTTTTGATCCTATCTTCCAAGGATTGGCGATTTCGCTTATGACAGGCGAAATTGCCTCCACCATTCTTTCGCGCACCTCAGTTCCTATTTTATATTATCTCTTGAAAAAACACGAACATAGGGTTTAGAATAGAAAAGCTTATATTGCCTGGGTTATTCAATCTGAAAGGAGAGATCCATGGAAAGAAAATTGCGCGGTATTGCGGGAATTTTTATACTCATTAGCGTCAGTTTAGCGCATTATGTGAACCCCTTATGGCTTTGGTTTACGGTTTTTATTGGGCTTAATCTTTTGCAATCTGCTTTTACCAATTGGTGTCCGATGATGTGGATCTTAAAGAAATGCGGCTGTGAAAGCTGTTGCGATAAAACAAAATAACTTTTATATTAAGAAAGATAAAAAATGGCTAACAAAGTTTTAGTAGTTGATGATGATCCGGTGTCCTTGGAATTATTGCGGGCACGTTTATCAGCCAACGGATATACGGTTGTTTCTGCGGTGGACGGCAGCGAAGGTTTGCAAAAGGCCAAACAGGATAAGCCGGATCTCATCGTTACTGACTTTATGATGCCGCAAATGGACGGATTTACATTCTTTAAGGAGCTTAAAAAAGATGAGAAAATGGCGTCTATCCCGATCATTGTCCTGACGGCTCGGGCAAAAATAGAAGATTCTTTTAAGGTGTTTGGGGTCGATAGTTTTCTTACTAAGCCGTTAAATATGGATTTATTCTTATCGGAAGTGGCCAAGTTGACAAAGAATTCTGATTTGCTCAATAAGCTGTCTGGCGCGCCTACCGGCACGCCGGAGGTAAAAAAACCCGAAGCAAAAACAGAAGCCAAGCCGCCGGAGCCAAAGTCAAAACCAGCCGAACCCACAAAACAGCCTGAGCCGCCAAAGCCTGTCAAGCCAAGCGTAGCAAAACCATCTGCTGATGTAAAAAGCAATGCCAAGAATAAAGTTCTTATCTTTGGGGCCAATGAAAGCATTATGAATAAAATGCTTCAGGAGCTGGAGGGCAAGAAATGCCAAGTGACTCTTCTCAAAGACGATAAACAATTGGTCTCGCAAGCGGAAAAGCTAGAGGTTAATCTCATTTTTCTGCAGGTGAATGCCGTGACTTCTATTCCGGTCGATCAAATTGTTGTTCAGCTGAGTGATCTTATTCGAAAAAAAGCCAAAGAGGCCCGCGCTGAGGAAAAAGATGAAGATGATTCTATCGAAAAGATATGCCCTATCATCCTCTATAAGGTAGAAGCGGAGACAGAAGCCGGGACCTTGTCCGGTTCAGATCTGGCGGATATGGAAAATTTGGTCCAAAAATGCCAAGAGCAAGGCGCGTCAAAATATATCGGATTGTATTCGTCACTTTCGTTCATGTCTAAAATAAAGAATTATTTAACATAAACCTTAAAAAGGAATCTCAGCTTGTCCATTCTTGCTTATGCCGCTTCCGGCCCCAAGGAAACACTTAAAGTATTTCGATTCGATGCGCCGCAGTTAGGTCCTTGGGATGTCGAGGTCAAGGTTACGCATTGCGGAATTTGTCATAGCGATGTCCATCTCATTGATAATGATTGGAATATGAATTCTTATCCGCTTGTCCCGGGCCATGAGGTTGTCGGCATTGTGAAAGCGGCAGGGAAAAATGTCCAGAAATTAAAAGCAGGTGACCGCGTTGGTATCGGTTGGCAATCAGGAAGCTGTCAGACGTGCGAATGGTGTATAAAAGGCGAAGAAAATCTTTGTGCGGATAATAAGGCAACATGTGTCGGCCATTATGGCGGATTTGCCGAAACCCTTTACACGGACAGCCGCTTCGCTTTTCTTATTCCGGAAAAATTGAAATCGGAAAATGCCGCGCCGCTTTTATGCGGCGGAGCAACCGTTTATTCTCCTCTGGCGCGCCATGTGAGATCGTCAATGAAGGTTGGCGTGATCGGTATCGGCGGTTTAGGGCACTTAGGCTTACAATTTGCGCGCGCTTTCGGCTGTGAAGTAACGGCTTTTTCCAGCGATCCGACAAAAGAAAAAGAAGCTAAAGATTTTGGCGCGCATCATTTTGTGGCCAGCAACAAAGTCGATCAACTCAAAAAATTATCCAGGTCGCTAGATTTTATTCTTTCAACGGTCAATGTTGATCTTGATTGGGGAAAATTCTTGCAAGTCTTGCGCCCCAATGGCAAATTATGCATGGTCGGTGTTCCGGGAAATCCGATGGAAATCTCGGCCTTTGCCTTGATCAGCGGACAAAAAAGCGTTGTGGGAAGTGTTATCGGAAGCCGCAGCGGCATTGAAGAAATGCTTGAATTTTCCGCGCATCACAACATCGCGGCAAAAACAGAAACCATGCCTTTAAGTGATGTGAATAAGGCTGTTGAGAAAGTCCGGCAGAATAAAGCGCGTTACCGGATGGTTCTAACCGTTTAAGGACTTTAAAGCATAATGCTTTTAAAATTCAGCGCGATATTCTTATTTTATTTTCTTCTCCTTTTCGCAATTTCATTTCCTGTCCAAGCCGAAACTCCGGCTGAAACCAATCAAAAACTTGCCTGGATCCATGATCCGCTTTTCTGGAAAGAGCTTAAACATGAAGATAAAGTTCGGTTGATCAAAAGCCTTGTTGAGTCTTTAAAAGAAGAAAACATTATCATCAGAAAAAATCCTGCTTTTTATGCCGAGCAGATCGACCTCAATGAAAAGCAAAATCCAAAGTTATTTTTTAAGCCCGTTGGAATTCAGCTTAATACATTAGCGATCATGTACGGCGATTATGATAATGGCCAAAACCCGTTTGACTTGATCAAGGAAATATTCGGCGAGCCATTTTATATAGAATATATCCATAAAAATATGATGGTAACACTGCAAGAAGAGTATGATAAATGGCGAGAGAAGAATCGCCCTAAGGAGCAGGAGAAAAGTGCTAAGAAAAAATAAGCTCTTCCATCTGTGGTTCGTTATTTTTAGCGGCTGATGATTTCTCATGAAGCCGTTTTTTTATGGCTTTTAAAAAGCAGTTTCAACAGCTGTAAAGGATCCAGCGAAACATTATGACAATACGCGGCAAACTCATCTTGGCTTTTGTTTTAGTCTTTTTGCTGTTTTGTGTGGGAGCATTTATTTCTCTTAAGATCATTGAGAAAATGCTGATCGACACGATCGGCTATGAATCTAAGCTTTTAGCAAA comes from the Candidatus Omnitrophota bacterium genome and includes:
- a CDS encoding vitamin B12-dependent ribonucleotide reductase; this encodes MGLRISENAKKVLEKRYLKKDENGKVIETPEEMFHRVARAIAGVDKQYGSSDKQISQTEEAFYQMMANLEFMPNSPTLMNAGRPLGQLSACFVLPIADSMESIFETLKATAIIHKSGGGTGFSFSRLREKNSLVQATGGIASGPISFMKVFDGATQAVKQGGTRRGANMGILRVDHPDILEFITCKQQDQEIANFNISVAITDKFWEALQKGEDYELISPNTQQAVRKINSQKVFDLIVENAHRNGEPGLIFIDKLNQYNPTPQLGLFEATNPCGEQPLLPYESCNLGSINLLEMTKKDDTGSLSVDWDRLQAVVRKAVHFLDNVIDGNKHPIKEIEQNTKLTRKIGLGVMGWASLLARLGIAYNSEQALELADRMMSFILTEAKMKSLEIAKTKGVFPAFDRSIYAKGGDKMRFRNATLTTIAPTGTISIIGGPCSSGIEPIFAICYYRNVMDKTKLVETDPVFEQIAKERGFYSSELMQKIAEQGSIEHIEEIPEDVKKAFVTAHDIAPEWHIRMQAAFQKFTDNAVSKTINFPHTATPEDVRKAYLLSYELNCKGITVYRDGSRQEQVLNVSKKEADGAQKSETKVESAVDPNAGRIEPRRRPEVITGTTSKVLTGCGNLYVTINYDGDNKPFELFTQMGKAGGCASSQLEAIARLASLALRSGIDFKAVIDQLRGIRCPVPSWDKGARIFSCADAISRVLEKRLSEKAPAFQPQEVLTAAQTATQVATLATSQLKPSETMNSRLNMVGVCPDCGSPLHHEEGCLKCYGCGFSRC
- a CDS encoding TolC family protein codes for the protein MLKKCQSSFLENGSMVLGAKRQQRCLLAPIFISFLLLSASAFAQEDASKILKLSLSETANKVVQHLPQLKIQEYAVLAAQASKKEAYSSYLPSVGLGFSATRGNDPVYVFSSLLKQRSFSQENFAVPSLNKPDPFSNYQSALELSLPIFSAFQTEGRVRSADFAVKASQSLRENSEQEAMLTAIIAYTRVLSLEKMIAVAQDIVTISEQAVKEAENLQSKGMVLGCDYLTARATIAQMKRFLETTKFKLAAAYSSLSILMGLSQEEKIALIHTIPPEQFPEIDIVEFQKDLLTLRKDAQAAKYNVDLSQSELAREKNNRLPNISAFARAESNTNQWDDSAENYTAGLQLRMNIFEPSLSPRIDRLQAEVKRSKSFYLQVEESLKDSLQQTLSEYQSQNEILKLTKQSLMDARQAGMSIGDLYRVGKRSIADFLKAQTYQLELENTYWDIRFGAYINFAKLFFLSGKLNSENMQILETMLAQDNVSLVEQTP
- a CDS encoding efflux RND transporter permease subunit, coding for MKLAGSIAKTFIDSKLTLLLIISILLLGAFAIMQLPREEEPQISVPFMDIFISFPGASAKEVETLVIEPFERKLWEIPQVEYLYSTAQPNFALLVVRFEVGADEEQSLVKLYTKVFANLDLLPSGAGQPIIKPRTIYDVPVLALTFSSKDQDIKTLRKTAALVRQEISSIQNVSETTLIGGHQRTFHVLFDEQKLEDHSLTPLTLAHIVRQANQKLPAGTTTQSEMLTAVESSGFLETAEDLKKIVVGIWAGNPLYLSDVAQVLDGVDDRESDVSISFSKNGLAETSPAVTLSISKRKATNAITVVDQVLKKIKALQKTIIPQDIEITVTRNYGKTAEEKSNELLWHMFLATVSVTLLISFALGRKEAVVVFIAIPVTLALTLLIYYLFGYTLNRITLFALIFSIGILVDDAIVVVENIHRHYVLSGHKNLMQSAIEAVDEVGNPTILATFAVIAAILPMAFVRGLMGPYMRPIPVGASMAMLFSLGVAFIVSPWIFYHLLKKYPAAHKGAEEKVSKLDLLYRKSMTVLLENAKVRSLFFAMIAFLILGSMSLVYFKAVVVKMLPFDNKNEIQIILNMPEGTAFEKTRQVIYKMKDALIGIEEVVDIQTYSGTAAPFNFNGLVRHYYLRNMPWQADLQINLKDKHDRKRQSHAIAKEIRPVVERIAREHGARVQVAEVPPGPPVLATLVAEVYAPNLEKQTELAGKVFDVFKNSDGVADVDTYVQHEYEKKFLKINNEKATLNGISSRDITQTLLLALEGQNIDIAHAKDEPETVAIRLRLPPEKRSDLASLKNIVLLNRLDHPVTINELVQEEDIKQERAIYHKNLKPVTYVTGDLTGRLESPVYAMLAMEKRLKEISQDTENLQIYWNHQPELLDKPAIKWDGEWQITFEVFRDLGIAFAMVLILIYVLVVGWFRSFTVPLVIMAPIPLTLVGILPGHLLFGAFFTATSMIGFIAGAGIVVRNSIILVDFTELRLKQGMPLKEAVIDAGATRFRPMLLTAAAVMVGSAVILFDPIFQGLAISLMTGEIASTILSRTSVPILYYLLKKHEHRV
- a CDS encoding DUF2892 domain-containing protein, which gives rise to MERKLRGIAGIFILISVSLAHYVNPLWLWFTVFIGLNLLQSAFTNWCPMMWILKKCGCESCCDKTK
- a CDS encoding response regulator, with amino-acid sequence MANKVLVVDDDPVSLELLRARLSANGYTVVSAVDGSEGLQKAKQDKPDLIVTDFMMPQMDGFTFFKELKKDEKMASIPIIVLTARAKIEDSFKVFGVDSFLTKPLNMDLFLSEVAKLTKNSDLLNKLSGAPTGTPEVKKPEAKTEAKPPEPKSKPAEPTKQPEPPKPVKPSVAKPSADVKSNAKNKVLIFGANESIMNKMLQELEGKKCQVTLLKDDKQLVSQAEKLEVNLIFLQVNAVTSIPVDQIVVQLSDLIRKKAKEARAEEKDEDDSIEKICPIILYKVEAETEAGTLSGSDLADMENLVQKCQEQGASKYIGLYSSLSFMSKIKNYLT
- a CDS encoding NAD(P)-dependent alcohol dehydrogenase, with amino-acid sequence MSILAYAASGPKETLKVFRFDAPQLGPWDVEVKVTHCGICHSDVHLIDNDWNMNSYPLVPGHEVVGIVKAAGKNVQKLKAGDRVGIGWQSGSCQTCEWCIKGEENLCADNKATCVGHYGGFAETLYTDSRFAFLIPEKLKSENAAPLLCGGATVYSPLARHVRSSMKVGVIGIGGLGHLGLQFARAFGCEVTAFSSDPTKEKEAKDFGAHHFVASNKVDQLKKLSRSLDFILSTVNVDLDWGKFLQVLRPNGKLCMVGVPGNPMEISAFALISGQKSVVGSVIGSRSGIEEMLEFSAHHNIAAKTETMPLSDVNKAVEKVRQNKARYRMVLTV